Proteins encoded together in one Triticum dicoccoides isolate Atlit2015 ecotype Zavitan chromosome 7B, WEW_v2.0, whole genome shotgun sequence window:
- the LOC119339178 gene encoding G-type lectin S-receptor-like serine/threonine-protein kinase At2g19130 codes for MHLLVDIALLLFLYMSACSAATTDTILAGQALTVNDKLVSRNGRYALGFFNTSSKSSGATNNWYLGIWFNTVPKFTSAWVANRDNPIKNITSSELTIYQDGNLVILNRSTKSIIWSTRANIKRNSTTAMLLSSGNLVLTDSSNTSEILWQSFDHPTDTFFPDAKLGWDKLTGLNRRVVSWKNSIDPATGGYRYELDHSGVNQLFVGPLSSSAPYWYSGPWNGKYFALVPEMARDIIWRSKFVDMGHEKYYTYSLVQEKRITRHVIDVSGQVRVLVWSERSQDWQKVFAQPRSPCDVYSVCGPYAICNDNVALNCDCMKGFTITSPKDWELEDRTGGCSRKTLLDCISNKSTTHTTDNFYPVPCVGLPRNAVKVEVAKSANECAQFCLNNCSCTAYSFSNGGCSIWHNELLNIRQLQCDGSTNSNEETLYLRLSAKDIQSLENNRKRIVIGVATGIGICALGLFALILLVMIWRNNRKNSGRILNDALGCNGIIAFRYTDLHRATKNFTEKLGRGSFGSVFKGLINDSVSIAVKRLDGAYQGEKQFRAEVSSIGAVQHINLVKLVGFCCEGSRRLLVYEYMPNLSLDVHLFQNNSTMLNWTARYQIALGVARGLAYLHESCRDCIIHCDIKPENILLDASILPKIADFGMAKLLGRDHSRVLTTVRGTAGYLAPEWITGVPITPKVDVYSYGMVLLEIISGRRNSCGPCTSDGNLDVYFPVHATHKLLEGDVESLVDQKLDGNVNLDEAELVCKVACWCIQDEEVGRPTMGQVVQILEGLVDIRMPPMPRLLQAIGGSSHSTHA; via the coding sequence ATGCATCTCCTCGTAGATATCGCATTGCTCCTCTTCCTGTACATGTCAGCATGTTCTGCCGCGACAACCGACACCATCTTGGCCGGCCAAGCACTCACCGTCAACGACAAGCTCGTCTCCAGGAACGGCAGGTACGCGCTTGGCTTCTTCAACACAAGCAGCAAATCCTCCGGAGCAACTAACAACTGGTACCTCGGCATATGGTTCAATACAGTCCCCAAATTTACTTCTGCATGGGTTGCAAATAGGGATAACCCAATCAAGAACATCACCTCATCGGAGCTCACAATATACCAGGATGGCAACCTTGTCATCTTGAACAGGTCCACCAAGTCCATAATCTGGAGTACACGAGCAAACATCAAAAGAAATAGTACCACTGCTATGCTGTTGAGTAGTGGAAATCTCGTCCTAACAGACTCTTCAAACACATCAGAAATTTTGTGGCAGAGCTTTGATCACCCCACGGATACATTTTTCCCAGACGCGAAGCTTGGATGGGACAAGCTCACCGGTCTCAACCGCCGCGTTGTTTCTTGGAAGAACTCAATCGACCCAGCTACTGGTGGGTATCGTTACGAGTTAGACCATAGTGGTGTTAACCAGTTATTCGTTGGACCGCTGAGCAGCTCTGCACCATATTGGTACAGTGGTCCATGGAACGGCAAATACTTTGCCTTGGTTCCAGAGATGGCACGAGACATTATTTGGAGATCGAAATTTGTCGACATGGGCCATGAGAAGTACTACACATATAGCTTAGTGCAAGAAAAGAGGATTACTCGCCATGTTATTGACGTCTCGGGCCAAGTAAGGGTGTTAGTTTGGTCTGAGCGCTCACAGGACTGGCAGAAGGTCTTCGCCCAGCCAAGAAGTCCATGTGATGTCTATTCAGTTTGTGGACCTTATGCAATTTGCAATGATAATGTGGCTCTAAACTGCGACTGTATGAAGGGCTTCACCATCACATCCCCCAAGGATTGGGAATTAGAAGATCGAACCGGTGGGTGCTCGAGAAAGACTTTGTTAGACTGCATTAGCAACAAAAGCACAACACATACCACAGACAACTTCTACCCTGTGCCATGTGTCGGGTTGCCCCGGAATGCTGTAAAAGTAGAAGTTGCTAAAAGTGCGAATGAGTGTGCACAATTTTGCCTGAATAACTGCTCTTGCACCGCGTATTCCTTCAGCAATGGTGGATGTTCTATCTGGCATAATGAACTGCTCAACATACGACAACTACAATGTGATGGCAGCACCAATTCAAATGAAGAAACTCTTTACCTTCGCCTTTCTGCTAAAGATATTCAAAGTTTGGAAAACAACAGAAAAAGGATTGTCATTGGAGTTGCAACTGGTATAGGCATTTGTGCTCTAGGCTTATTCGCACTCATCCTCCTAGTAATGATTTGGAGAAACAACAGGAAAAACTCTGGCCGCATACTGAATGATGCTCTAGGTTGTAATGGAATCATTGCATTTAGATACACCGATTTACACCGTGCAACGAAAAATTTCACAGAGAAGTTGGGGAGAGGCAGCTTTGGTTCCGTATTTAAGGGGCTTATAAATGATTCAGTTTCCATAGCAGTGAAGAGGCTTGATGGTGCTTATCAAGGAGAGAAGCAATTCAGAGCCGAAGTGAGCTCGATTGGAGCTGTTCAGCACATCAATTTAGTTAAGCTTGTTGGTTTCTGTTGTGAGGGTTCTAGGAGATTGCTTGTTTATGAATACATGCCGAACCTCTCTCTTGATGTCCATCTATTTCAAAACAATTCCACTATGTTGAATTGGACTGCTCGTTATCAGATAGCCCTGGGAGTTGCCAGAGGGTTAGCCTACTTGCATGAGAGCTGTCGAGACTGCATCATACACTGTGATATTAAGCCAGAAAACATATTGCTTGATGCTTCAATCCTCCCAAAAATTGCAGACTTTGGGATGGCAAAGCTTCTAGGAAGGGATCATAGCCGAGTCTTGACTACAGTCAGAGGAACCGCAGGGTACCTTGCACCTGAATGGATTACTGGTGTTCCTATTACACCAAAAGTTGATGTTTATAGCTACGGGATGGTGTTGCTGGAAATAATATCTGGAAGGAGGAACTCGTGTGGACCATGTACGAGTGATGGCAACCTTGATGTTTATTTCCCCGTGCATGCCACACATAAGCTTCTTGAAGGAGACGTCGAGAGTTTGGTGGATCAGAAGTTAGATGGTAATGTCAATCTGGATGAGGCTGAGCTGGTTTGCAAGGTTGCATGCTGGTGCATCCAAGATGAGGAGGTTGGTCGACCAACAATGGGACAGGTGGTTCAGATTCTTGAGGGCCTAGTTGATATCAGAATGCCCCCAATGCCAAGACTACTTCAAGCTATTGGTGGAAGCTCACACTCGACGCACGCATAA